The stretch of DNA ATGGCAATATCAGTGTTATGGTCAAGGAGGACCAGCAGGTAAGTCAGCCCCTGCCTTTTGCTCCAGTAGGTGCACAGACTGTTGTTACGCCGGACACACAGATTAAAGTGGAAGAAGAGAAGGGCCGCTTTAAGTTGATGCAGGGGGATGTTACCATAAAGGAGCTGGTCAATGTGCTGAATGCCGTCGGTGTTTCAACAAGGGATGTGATAGTGATACTTCAGACAATTAAAGCAGCAGGAGCTTTATTTGCAGAGCTGGAGATAATATGAAAAAAGTTCACGGTGCGCAACTCACAGTCCACAGTTTAAAATCTAAAATTCAAAACCAAAAATGGGTTTGTTTATGAGTGACGGAATAAAAATGAATTTACCGACAGTGGCGCAAGACCCTTCGTTTAGCAGATCCAGCTTGCGTAGTATAAACGGGGAGTCCCGTGCCAAGGAACCAAATATTGAAAAAGCAGCGCAGGAGTTTGAATCATATTTAATATTTACAATGCTGAAAGAACTCGAAAAAACTACAAACAGCTCTAAAAAGGGCAGCACGGAACAGACCTACACGTCTCTTCTCTATGAGAAGGTAGGCGACTATATTGCAAAGAAGGGGATAGGGATAAAGGAAATGCTTACAAAGCACATGGAAAAAAATACTAAAGTTTTAGAAAAATAATGCGATAATATTGCTAAGTAAAAAGGAGGTATTCCATGAAGATAACAAGCAACAAGCAAAACAATGTCCCCGATACCCTTCTTAAATCAGTTGATAATAAGCCCTTGAAGGAATCAGTGTCTGATCTGAGAGGCAACAAGAATATCACTGACAGGGTTGAACTCTCAAGCAAAAAGCAGACTATAGAAAAACTCACGGAGAAGGTCAAAGCAATACCGGTAATAAGACAGGAAAAGGTAGACCAGATAAAAGAGGCTATTAAAGCCGAAACTTATAACGTGAAAGGTGAACTTGTGGCAAGGAGCATTTTGAAAAGTAGCATTCTTGACGCGATTTTGTAAACATAGGCTATGAAAATGGAACATGTTGTCATTGAAATAGCAACTAAAGAGTTACAGGCCTTGAAAGATTTTATAAAGGCGCTCAGTGATGAAAGGGATGCCATTATCTCTTTTTCGCTCGAAGGTATCATAAGAGGAAACAACAGAAAAGAGGAGATTATCAGGAAAATAGAATATCTTGAAAGCGAAAAAGAAAGGTTTATACAGGAAATGACGGATCCGGAGACTATATTCAACGATGAAAAATGGGTTTTTCTCTCCCGGAAGACAAGGCCGGTAATGAAAGAAATCAATGTGGCTCTTGAAAAAAACATGAAGCTTTTATCTTTTTCGATGGACCACGTAAGAGGTTCCATTGAGAATATCCTTGGGTTCATCAACAAGGCCGCCTATATGAACAAAAAAAGGCGGATTTCCCTCTTTCCTTCTCGAGAGATATAGAGATGAGCATATCTTCCATACTGAATATTGCTAAAAATGCGATGTATGCGCAGCAGACGGCGATGCAGGTCGTGTCTAACAATATTTCAAACGTGAATACAACAGGATATGCCAGACAGGAAGCGGTGTTTAATGAAGCCGGCGCAGTAATCTCGGATGCCGGGCTTGTC from Pseudomonadota bacterium encodes:
- a CDS encoding rod-binding protein; translated protein: MSDGIKMNLPTVAQDPSFSRSSLRSINGESRAKEPNIEKAAQEFESYLIFTMLKELEKTTNSSKKGSTEQTYTSLLYEKVGDYIAKKGIGIKEMLTKHMEKNTKVLEK
- the flgN gene encoding flagellar export chaperone FlgN; this translates as MEHVVIEIATKELQALKDFIKALSDERDAIISFSLEGIIRGNNRKEEIIRKIEYLESEKERFIQEMTDPETIFNDEKWVFLSRKTRPVMKEINVALEKNMKLLSFSMDHVRGSIENILGFINKAAYMNKKRRISLFPSREI
- the flgM gene encoding flagellar biosynthesis anti-sigma factor FlgM gives rise to the protein MKITSNKQNNVPDTLLKSVDNKPLKESVSDLRGNKNITDRVELSSKKQTIEKLTEKVKAIPVIRQEKVDQIKEAIKAETYNVKGELVARSILKSSILDAIL